The proteins below come from a single Caulobacter flavus genomic window:
- a CDS encoding AI-2E family transporter, with translation MTTATPSITSRNAVVFLAVVAAGAALYFMRGILTPLVLAIFLAVMIDSFARVLTVRVPKFPEKLALPTAIVLSLLLFGGSVWIVVENGAGFVGQAKAYAPRLNEVIAKIAGLVGVRVAPTLDDLIAQLNPQQYVGAIAGSLQNFASNAVLVLIYLGFIIASRRGFSRKIVALFPHHAERDQSVALFQRIRNGVEQYLWIQTVTGLMIAVAAWAVMALVGLDNAFFWAFLIFIAAYIPIIGGAIGCILPPLFALVQFPHSLLPALILAGSLQVIFFVVGNVVLPRMQGDSLNMDPTVVLLSLAVWGALWGGIGMFLSTPLTVALMLILAQFDGTRWIAILLSEDGDPTSERATAHGPAGVAKQGSARKKPSSKKGA, from the coding sequence ATGACGACCGCAACACCCTCGATCACCAGCCGCAACGCCGTCGTCTTCCTGGCGGTGGTGGCGGCCGGCGCTGCTCTCTACTTCATGCGCGGCATCCTCACGCCGCTGGTCCTGGCCATCTTCCTGGCGGTGATGATCGACAGCTTCGCCCGCGTGCTGACGGTGCGGGTGCCCAAGTTCCCCGAGAAGCTGGCCCTGCCGACGGCCATCGTGCTGTCGCTGCTGCTGTTCGGCGGCTCGGTGTGGATCGTGGTCGAGAACGGCGCCGGCTTCGTGGGCCAGGCCAAGGCCTACGCCCCGCGCCTCAACGAGGTGATCGCCAAGATCGCCGGCCTGGTGGGCGTGCGCGTCGCCCCCACGCTGGACGACCTGATCGCCCAGCTCAATCCGCAGCAATATGTCGGGGCGATCGCCGGCAGCCTGCAGAACTTCGCCTCCAACGCCGTGCTGGTGCTGATCTATCTGGGCTTCATCATCGCCTCGCGCCGGGGCTTCTCGCGCAAGATCGTCGCCCTGTTCCCGCACCACGCCGAGCGCGACCAGTCCGTGGCCCTGTTCCAGCGCATCCGCAACGGCGTGGAGCAGTACCTCTGGATCCAGACCGTCACCGGCCTGATGATCGCCGTGGCCGCCTGGGCGGTGATGGCCCTGGTCGGGCTCGACAACGCCTTCTTCTGGGCCTTCCTGATCTTCATCGCCGCCTACATCCCGATCATCGGCGGCGCCATCGGCTGCATCCTGCCGCCGCTGTTTGCTTTGGTGCAGTTCCCCCACAGCCTGCTGCCGGCGCTGATCCTGGCCGGCTCGCTGCAGGTGATCTTCTTCGTCGTGGGCAACGTCGTCCTGCCGCGCATGCAGGGCGACAGCCTCAACATGGACCCCACCGTCGTGCTGCTGTCGCTGGCCGTCTGGGGCGCCCTGTGGGGCGGCATCGGCATGTTCCTGTCCACGCCTTTGACCGTGGCCCTGATGCTGATCCTGGCCCAGTTCGACGGCACCCGCTGGATCGCCATCCTGCTGTCCGAGGACGGCGATCCGACCAGCGAGCGGGCCACCGCGCACGGCCCGGCGGGGGTCGCCAAACAGGGGTCCGCGAGAAAAAAGCCAAGTTCGAAAAAAGGGGCTTAA